Proteins encoded within one genomic window of Methanosarcina barkeri str. Wiesmoor:
- a CDS encoding COG1361 S-layer family protein has product MINKISGDRSLVNKTSGDRRAVGKILGNQRTVDKTLRDRSSIDKKPKNQRKVDKIPENPRSMDKMPVNRKSANKTPIDKISASFLHFVLALLMITFFLTGPASAVVVSGNTHLGVDVSEINPNPARPGEDLLIKINIQNAGDEPAENVIVGIEEIHPFIFKYSTSELYGSGTNTERNFQIEQIRQRSKVELSFYLRVDPEAESGIYQLEFTIKDKSGTSFSKRIPVRVEGNPDLVLSGTEILPVNEDNSSSRAIVPGQEFYLRTSVKNAGSGNAKNVRVMLNLNNSSPLIPLEDNVHFFENLSAGSSENLSFKLLLGSNADVKPYRIPLRITASNNTETFQIDKIQEIGINVLNRAQIDISSLKFDPEIPVKGQQASLTLRLENVGEGEARSVKARLEGLEGSGSTSAFLGRLDKDDDAPAVFTFTPGKTGDQNVTLLVEYEDDFGEHQVSENLTFNVKRQEGSVIPIVLGAVLVLTTVILYTKKKGKL; this is encoded by the coding sequence TTGATAAATAAAATATCGGGAGATCGAAGTTTAGTAAATAAAACATCGGGAGATCGAAGAGCAGTAGGTAAAATACTGGGAAATCAAAGAACAGTAGACAAAACATTGAGAGATAGAAGTTCAATAGATAAAAAACCGAAAAATCAAAGAAAAGTTGATAAAATACCGGAAAATCCAAGATCAATGGATAAAATGCCGGTAAATCGAAAATCGGCAAACAAAACACCGATAGATAAAATCTCGGCGTCATTTCTTCATTTTGTACTTGCCTTATTGATGATAACCTTCTTTTTGACAGGTCCGGCTTCTGCAGTTGTAGTGTCCGGAAACACTCACCTTGGAGTCGATGTTTCGGAAATCAACCCCAATCCTGCCAGGCCGGGTGAAGACCTGCTCATTAAGATCAATATCCAGAATGCCGGAGACGAGCCAGCAGAGAACGTGATAGTAGGAATCGAGGAAATTCATCCATTCATTTTTAAGTATAGCACGTCAGAACTTTACGGTTCCGGAACGAATACGGAGCGAAATTTCCAGATCGAACAGATACGGCAGCGTTCCAAGGTCGAACTGAGTTTCTATTTGAGAGTAGATCCTGAAGCTGAATCGGGAATATATCAGCTTGAATTCACTATCAAAGACAAAAGCGGAACAAGTTTTTCTAAAAGAATTCCTGTTCGGGTGGAAGGAAATCCCGACCTTGTACTCAGCGGTACTGAAATTCTTCCTGTAAATGAGGATAATTCCTCTTCAAGAGCCATAGTTCCTGGACAGGAGTTCTACCTGAGGACATCAGTTAAGAATGCAGGAAGCGGGAACGCAAAAAATGTCAGGGTAATGCTTAACCTCAACAATTCGTCACCTTTAATCCCGCTGGAAGACAATGTCCATTTCTTTGAGAACCTGAGTGCAGGCAGTTCGGAAAACCTCTCTTTCAAACTTCTCCTGGGCAGCAATGCCGATGTGAAGCCTTACAGGATTCCACTGCGGATAACAGCCTCGAATAATACGGAGACTTTCCAGATAGACAAGATCCAGGAAATTGGAATTAACGTGCTTAATCGAGCGCAAATTGATATTTCAAGCCTGAAATTTGACCCGGAGATACCTGTGAAAGGGCAGCAGGCATCCCTTACTTTAAGGCTCGAAAATGTTGGGGAAGGAGAAGCTCGCTCAGTCAAAGCCAGGCTTGAAGGGCTTGAAGGCAGCGGAAGCACGAGTGCTTTTCTCGGGCGCCTGGATAAAGACGATGACGCTCCTGCAGTTTTTACATTCACCCCCGGAAAAACAGGTGATCAGAATGTGACCCTGCTGGTAGAGTATGAGGATGATTTTGGCGAGCACCAGGTTAGCGAGAACCTCACTTTTAATGTGAAGAGGCAGGAAGGAAGCGTTATTCCAATTGTTCTTGGAGCCGTACTGGTTCTTACAACTGTGATTCTTTATACGAAAAAGAAAGGTAAGCTCTAA
- a CDS encoding ABC transporter ATP-binding protein, with the protein MEIIQKQAEEAVKTMEIIQKQTKDAVKSTDEIRKQTEDTIIDTIIEGIDIVRTFKMGEVEVRALRSVNVRIRRGEFIAIMGPSGSGKTTLLNQLGLLDTPNSGEVIIDGTDTSRLSDSEKGKFRLHNLGYVFQDYALLPELNAMENVYISLLMQGKSKTECESAAAEILAAVGLGDRLHQLPSKMSGGQQQRVSIARALAHSPEVLFADEPCANLDSQTSKEVLDLFEKFNQEKGQTIVMVTHEEWHAEYADRVIRLKDGIVQE; encoded by the coding sequence ATGGAAATAATCCAAAAGCAGGCTGAAGAAGCAGTAAAAACTATGGAAATAATCCAAAAGCAGACTAAGGACGCAGTAAAAAGTACGGATGAAATCCGAAAACAGACAGAGGATACTATTATAGATACTATTATAGAGGGTATCGATATCGTGCGAACCTTCAAGATGGGAGAGGTAGAGGTTCGGGCCCTGCGCAGCGTAAATGTAAGAATCCGACGTGGAGAGTTCATTGCAATCATGGGCCCGAGCGGTTCAGGCAAAACCACTCTTCTGAACCAGCTCGGCCTGCTTGATACCCCGAATTCGGGAGAGGTCATTATAGACGGTACGGATACCTCCAGACTGTCGGACAGTGAAAAAGGCAAATTCAGGTTGCATAACCTGGGCTATGTCTTTCAGGACTATGCTTTACTTCCTGAGCTCAATGCTATGGAAAATGTCTATATCTCCCTTTTGATGCAGGGCAAAAGTAAAACCGAATGCGAATCCGCAGCCGCAGAAATTCTTGCCGCAGTTGGCCTTGGCGACCGCCTGCATCAGCTCCCTTCCAAAATGAGCGGCGGCCAGCAGCAGAGAGTCTCAATTGCCAGAGCTCTTGCCCATTCCCCAGAAGTCCTTTTTGCAGATGAGCCCTGTGCCAACCTTGATTCCCAGACCTCAAAGGAAGTCCTTGACCTTTTCGAGAAATTCAATCAGGAAAAAGGACAGACGATTGTAATGGTTACCCACGAAGAATGGCATGCCGAATATGCAGACAGGGTAATAAGGTTGAAGGATGGAATCGTTCAGGAGTGA
- a CDS encoding tetratricopeptide repeat protein gives MALHPTDYFRKERIFVDRETCIDNFRRFIQNSNNQDYNALFYYGIAGIGKSKLQHKLQNILNTEYPEMLWVSMDLENDTHRNVSTFLIALRNKIQKKCNVRFYKFNLAHAIFSKKSRPDIPLNKETYPMLKEDGFFYEILNSLNETAFGPFISIPVKRIVDIINQAPGNVRRHFGELPIDINKLESMEAHEIEKKLPGIFAADFTGSLGTNSRACIFIDTYEAIWKGWRGIGSFSEKDKWIRKCLIPNMPGVSWVICGRKQIKSLWIKDEQDWEMCMKEYPIEDLPEEYSEQFLKEYIEEEDIRSVIVKASEGVPCYLNLSVDTYEQVSRIKKPEVKDFPNTKIEVFEKFVKYLDNNEKRTLYILSAPNSWDRNLFKKLINEFNPTYSIYEFSDLIKYSFVKKITDEKFSLHQLMRKNLQEYQDPTYRKDVHLFLHEYYSNKIKDVDVRSITQEHEISLIEAYYHAREVLKFEDLGGWIAKYTEPFNEAGYWKTIYPMIEDFAEILKEKFGPDNIYYGIFVRKLAFLNEDRGKYNEAIFYYQQVLKIFEKNMGKKILENNDLVVDDHSIAMVTNDLANCYLSIGEYEKALTLQQNSLKTVQNKVNKDPLYIALLQQNIALTYQYLGQYNKAMELCQEALTVREACLGEEDLEVAKTAENLAVIHQQLGNYKEAFALAKRALNIREKKLGSKHPLVATNLSSLGVLCIIMGNLEEGLKYNQRAVKIAEERFEGDHISVAETLSNLGATYQYMLRYDDALEAYQRALNITEHSLGLENPKLVNILNNIAETYRKMENYEKALEFYQRALDIARNHLGKEHPTIALIMNNLGRLYMNTKEFDKAHTICQQALDIRGKTLGTDHVDFAITSLDLGIIYGCVGRRDYALPLLEHSLRIFEQKLGSDHIYTKNAKLVVDTLKESR, from the coding sequence ATGGCACTTCATCCGACTGATTATTTTAGGAAGGAAAGGATTTTTGTTGATAGGGAAACTTGCATTGATAATTTTAGACGCTTCATTCAAAACTCTAATAATCAAGATTATAATGCTCTATTTTACTATGGTATAGCAGGCATTGGTAAAAGCAAGTTGCAACATAAGTTGCAAAATATACTGAACACGGAATACCCTGAAATGCTTTGGGTATCCATGGATTTGGAAAACGATACTCACAGAAATGTGAGTACTTTTTTAATAGCACTCAGGAACAAAATTCAGAAAAAATGCAATGTGAGGTTTTATAAATTTAACTTGGCTCATGCTATATTCTCGAAAAAAAGTCGACCTGATATCCCGTTAAATAAAGAAACATATCCAATGCTTAAAGAAGATGGATTTTTTTACGAAATATTAAATTCCCTTAATGAAACCGCATTTGGACCTTTTATATCAATACCTGTAAAACGGATAGTTGATATTATAAACCAGGCTCCTGGAAACGTCAGAAGACATTTTGGAGAGCTGCCTATAGATATTAATAAACTTGAATCTATGGAAGCTCATGAGATTGAAAAGAAATTGCCTGGTATTTTTGCTGCAGATTTTACAGGTAGTTTAGGCACTAATTCAAGAGCTTGTATTTTTATTGATACTTATGAAGCCATTTGGAAAGGCTGGCGAGGAATAGGTAGTTTCAGTGAAAAAGATAAATGGATACGAAAATGCCTAATTCCCAATATGCCAGGCGTCTCATGGGTAATATGTGGGAGAAAACAGATAAAATCACTATGGATAAAAGACGAGCAAGACTGGGAAATGTGCATGAAAGAGTATCCTATAGAGGATCTACCAGAAGAATATAGTGAACAATTTTTAAAAGAATATATAGAAGAGGAAGACATTCGAAGTGTAATAGTTAAAGCAAGTGAAGGAGTTCCATGTTACCTTAATCTATCTGTTGACACCTATGAGCAAGTCAGCAGAATCAAAAAACCAGAAGTCAAGGACTTTCCAAACACGAAAATAGAGGTTTTTGAAAAGTTTGTGAAATATCTTGATAATAACGAAAAAAGAACTCTTTATATCCTCTCAGCACCGAACTCATGGGATCGGAATCTATTCAAAAAATTGATTAATGAATTCAATCCAACTTATTCAATTTATGAATTCTCAGACTTAATTAAATATTCTTTTGTTAAAAAAATCACGGATGAAAAATTTTCACTTCACCAATTAATGAGGAAAAATCTTCAAGAATATCAAGATCCGACATATAGAAAAGACGTTCACCTATTTTTGCATGAATACTATAGTAACAAAATTAAAGATGTCGATGTCAGATCAATCACCCAAGAACATGAAATATCGTTAATCGAAGCTTATTATCATGCGAGAGAAGTGCTGAAATTTGAGGACTTAGGTGGATGGATTGCTAAATATACTGAGCCATTTAACGAAGCTGGATACTGGAAAACGATTTACCCGATGATTGAAGATTTTGCAGAAATATTAAAGGAAAAGTTTGGGCCAGATAATATTTATTATGGTATTTTCGTGAGAAAATTAGCTTTTCTAAATGAAGATCGGGGCAAATATAATGAAGCAATCTTTTATTATCAACAAGTTCTAAAAATATTTGAAAAAAATATGGGTAAAAAAATCTTGGAGAATAATGATCTTGTAGTTGACGACCATTCAATTGCAATGGTAACTAACGATTTAGCAAACTGTTATCTGAGTATTGGTGAGTATGAAAAAGCACTTACATTGCAACAAAATTCTTTGAAAACGGTTCAAAATAAAGTTAACAAAGACCCTCTTTATATTGCACTTCTGCAACAAAATATAGCGCTAACTTATCAGTACTTAGGTCAGTATAACAAAGCAATGGAGCTATGCCAAGAAGCTCTAACTGTTCGAGAAGCTTGTTTGGGGGAAGAAGACCTCGAAGTTGCTAAAACTGCAGAAAATCTGGCAGTAATTCATCAGCAATTAGGTAATTATAAAGAAGCTTTTGCCCTTGCTAAAAGAGCACTTAATATAAGAGAAAAAAAGCTTGGTTCTAAACATCCCTTAGTTGCAACAAATCTGTCTAGTTTAGGAGTATTGTGTATTATAATGGGCAACCTTGAAGAGGGTTTGAAATACAATCAAAGAGCAGTTAAAATTGCAGAAGAAAGATTTGAGGGGGATCATATATCTGTTGCAGAAACGTTATCCAACTTAGGAGCTACTTATCAATATATGCTTAGGTACGATGATGCATTAGAAGCTTATCAAAGAGCTTTGAATATAACTGAACACAGTTTGGGATTGGAGAATCCAAAGCTTGTGAATATATTGAATAACATAGCAGAGACATATCGCAAAATGGAAAATTATGAAAAAGCACTAGAATTTTATCAAAGAGCCTTGGATATAGCTAGAAATCATCTGGGAAAAGAGCACCCCACAATTGCATTAATTATGAACAACCTCGGAAGGCTTTATATGAATACAAAAGAATTTGATAAAGCGCACACAATTTGCCAACAAGCACTTGATATTAGGGGGAAAACTCTAGGAACTGATCACGTTGATTTCGCAATAACATCATTGGATCTTGGAATTATTTACGGATGCGTTGGAAGACGTGATTACGCTTTACCTTTATTAGAACACTCTCTACGTATATTCGAACAAAAATTAGGTTCTGATCATATATATACTAAGAACGCTAAACTGGTAGTTGATACTCTAAAAGAATCTAGATAA
- a CDS encoding sodium:alanine symporter family protein: MALTELSGVNVLEILTGIDQLIWGPPLLVLLVGTGIFLTWELGMVQIFRLPIALRYVLSSRKTETGVQGDVSSFGALTTALSSTIGTGNIVGVATAIKTGGPGALFWMLLAGFFGMATMYSESLLAVKYRVVDAKGQMSGGPMYYIKNGLEQRKYSHALALAFAFFGMNVALFGIGTFPQVNAIVDSARIAFNIPETLSAFVISLLVAFVTLGGIRRIAAVAQLLVPFMAISYVLGCLIILGLNLEKIPEILALIINSAFTGTAARGGFLGAGVMLAIRIGIARGIFSNESGLGSAPIAAAAAKVKEPARQGLISMTGTFFDTIIICFMTGTILIITDSWTGDLAGAYMTSYAFSTVLAEVGNYIVTVGLILFAFTTILGWNYYGERCVEYLFGVKGILPYKIIYILIVASGAFLTIDVIWVLADIVNGLMAIPNLIALLALRKVVKAETRRYFDKLKAEASSPGEVSR, encoded by the coding sequence CTGGCTTTAACGGAATTATCGGGTGTTAATGTACTTGAGATCCTTACAGGAATAGACCAGTTAATCTGGGGACCACCGCTTCTGGTTTTACTTGTAGGGACCGGGATTTTCCTTACCTGGGAACTCGGGATGGTCCAGATTTTCAGGTTGCCAATTGCGCTCAGGTATGTACTTAGTTCAAGGAAAACCGAAACTGGAGTACAGGGGGACGTTTCGAGTTTTGGAGCTCTCACCACTGCATTGTCCTCGACTATCGGAACGGGAAATATAGTTGGGGTTGCAACTGCAATAAAAACGGGAGGTCCAGGCGCTCTCTTCTGGATGCTTCTTGCAGGCTTTTTCGGGATGGCAACTATGTATTCCGAGTCCCTGCTTGCAGTCAAATACAGGGTCGTGGATGCAAAAGGGCAGATGTCAGGAGGGCCCATGTATTATATCAAAAATGGGCTTGAACAGAGGAAGTACAGCCACGCTCTTGCACTCGCTTTTGCTTTTTTTGGGATGAACGTAGCTCTCTTTGGGATCGGAACCTTTCCGCAGGTAAATGCCATTGTAGATTCGGCAAGGATTGCCTTTAATATCCCTGAAACCCTGAGTGCTTTTGTAATAAGCCTGCTTGTAGCGTTTGTAACGCTTGGCGGGATCAGGAGGATTGCAGCAGTCGCCCAGCTTCTTGTGCCTTTCATGGCAATAAGCTATGTATTGGGCTGCCTGATAATTCTTGGGTTAAACCTTGAGAAAATTCCTGAAATCCTCGCTTTGATAATAAACTCTGCATTCACAGGAACTGCTGCACGGGGTGGTTTTCTTGGTGCAGGGGTGATGCTTGCAATTAGAATCGGAATTGCGCGAGGAATTTTCTCAAACGAGTCCGGCCTTGGAAGTGCTCCAATAGCCGCTGCGGCTGCAAAGGTAAAAGAGCCAGCCAGGCAGGGCCTTATTTCTATGACAGGAACTTTCTTTGACACCATTATCATCTGTTTCATGACCGGAACCATTCTGATCATAACGGATTCCTGGACAGGCGACCTTGCAGGTGCCTATATGACAAGTTATGCCTTTTCCACAGTACTTGCGGAGGTTGGAAATTACATCGTAACAGTCGGGCTCATTTTGTTTGCCTTTACAACTATTCTGGGGTGGAATTACTATGGTGAACGATGTGTGGAATATCTCTTTGGCGTAAAAGGAATCCTCCCTTACAAAATCATTTACATCCTGATTGTTGCCTCAGGCGCTTTCCTGACTATAGATGTTATCTGGGTACTTGCCGATATCGTAAATGGGCTCATGGCTATCCCGAACCTTATTGCTCTGTTGGCTCTGCGAAAAGTTGTTAAGGCTGAGACCAGGAGGTATTTTGATAAACTCAAGGCCGAAGCCTCAAGCCCAGGGGAGGTATCAAGATAA
- a CDS encoding DUF58 domain-containing protein: MFEGVTKIGWRQRQDMDSTKHKIDTSFLTQLDRYALPIRNRVTAVHSGSHLSTKKGSGLDLVDHRKYNPGDSLKKIDWNLYARTEKLYIRRFEEDKNLNMVILLDASTSMLIPENNPNKFEYASTVAIGISYIVMRYNDQYMIATFAENVDYTKALKGREEFLRTIDNLSRISVNGKTKLSDCADSIYPKIKSKSMILVISDFLDDPDSIRYAVHRLYRHELVLIHIYDETERNLPETVDGTVKFIDGETNEEFSISVGQEFRKEYAAEFEKHMAELDKIAHDFKIPYFKISIDNRPIDTVLTIIGKG, encoded by the coding sequence ATGTTTGAGGGTGTAACAAAAATTGGCTGGAGGCAGAGACAGGATATGGACAGTACAAAACACAAGATAGATACTTCATTCCTGACCCAGCTCGACAGGTATGCCCTCCCGATCAGGAACAGGGTCACAGCCGTTCACTCAGGTAGCCATCTCTCAACAAAGAAAGGATCCGGGCTTGACCTTGTAGACCATAGAAAATACAACCCGGGTGACTCATTAAAAAAAATCGACTGGAACCTCTATGCCCGTACTGAAAAGCTGTATATACGCAGGTTTGAAGAAGACAAAAACCTGAACATGGTAATACTGCTTGATGCCAGCACCAGCATGCTCATTCCTGAGAATAACCCTAACAAATTCGAATATGCATCAACTGTAGCTATAGGAATCTCTTACATCGTAATGCGATACAACGACCAGTATATGATTGCAACCTTTGCAGAGAATGTAGACTATACTAAAGCCCTCAAAGGAAGGGAAGAATTTCTTCGGACCATTGACAACCTCTCCCGAATCTCAGTCAATGGAAAGACAAAGCTTTCAGACTGTGCAGATTCCATATATCCCAAAATAAAGTCAAAATCAATGATCTTAGTAATTTCAGATTTTCTGGATGATCCTGATTCTATCCGATATGCTGTCCACAGGTTGTACAGGCATGAGCTCGTGCTTATACATATCTATGACGAAACCGAGAGAAATCTGCCTGAAACCGTAGACGGAACAGTCAAATTTATTGACGGTGAGACAAACGAAGAGTTCAGCATCTCAGTGGGTCAGGAATTCAGGAAGGAATATGCAGCCGAATTCGAGAAACATATGGCTGAGCTGGATAAAATCGCACACGATTTTAAAATTCCCTATTTCAAAATCAGTATTGATAATCGGCCTATTGACACCGTGCTTACGATCATAGGTAAAGGGTGA
- a CDS encoding MoxR family ATPase — MREIQEIQLEDSELNLKPTYEKASEIFEVIFKEIGNSIVGQKEMIRQILIAMLCEGHVLVESNPGLGKTLTISTISQIMNMKFSRIQCTPDLMPADITGTDIIEDNEKGSKSFKFKQGPVFANIVLADEINRASPKTQSALLEAMQEKQVTVANTTYLLDKPFFILATQNPIEMEGTYALPEAQLDRFLLKIQLQYPDKEEEFEIVNRYAEAFRPTVRRCIDKETFLELQQITRRIPISNKLKRYAIEIVNQTRNLPELIEAGASPRASIALILCAKANAFLDNRGYVEKEDIDAMVLPVLRHRIILSFEAARNNTTSDKIIQKILEDKKQLYNEQERW; from the coding sequence ATGCGAGAAATACAGGAAATCCAGCTTGAAGATTCGGAACTTAATTTAAAACCAACTTATGAAAAAGCCTCTGAAATATTTGAGGTTATTTTTAAAGAGATAGGCAATTCCATAGTCGGCCAGAAGGAAATGATAAGGCAGATCCTTATAGCCATGCTGTGCGAAGGGCACGTGCTGGTCGAAAGCAACCCTGGCCTGGGTAAAACCCTGACCATATCCACAATTTCCCAGATTATGAACATGAAGTTCAGCAGGATACAGTGTACTCCTGACCTCATGCCTGCGGATATTACAGGCACTGATATAATCGAAGATAATGAGAAAGGCTCCAAAAGCTTCAAGTTCAAGCAGGGCCCGGTTTTTGCAAATATTGTCCTTGCCGATGAGATCAACCGCGCCTCGCCAAAAACCCAGTCTGCGCTGCTTGAGGCCATGCAGGAAAAGCAGGTAACAGTGGCAAATACGACATATCTGCTTGACAAACCCTTTTTCATACTCGCTACCCAGAACCCGATTGAGATGGAAGGAACCTATGCCCTTCCCGAAGCTCAGCTTGACAGATTTTTACTGAAAATCCAGCTGCAATATCCGGACAAAGAAGAGGAATTTGAAATTGTAAATAGATATGCTGAAGCGTTCCGGCCTACTGTCAGACGATGCATAGACAAAGAGACCTTCCTTGAACTCCAGCAGATCACCCGGAGAATTCCAATTTCCAACAAACTCAAAAGGTACGCAATCGAGATCGTAAACCAGACCCGAAATCTGCCTGAACTGATAGAAGCCGGTGCATCCCCGCGTGCGTCAATAGCCCTTATCCTCTGTGCAAAAGCAAATGCGTTTCTTGACAACCGGGGATACGTCGAAAAAGAAGACATCGACGCTATGGTACTCCCTGTCCTTCGTCACAGGATTATTCTCTCATTTGAGGCTGCACGGAACAATACTACCAGCGATAAAATTATACAAAAAATCCTCGAGGATAAAAAACAACTGTATAACGAACAAGAGCGCTGGTGA
- a CDS encoding ABC transporter permease, whose product MLEKARVSFFLASRSMTRGNKGITIFTIFVLTLIFIQLVLFSSMLAGVTLKFNELMVNFQTGNVVVEPKEEERYIEDVSALQKKIESLPQVVGTSARLKMTGNFRYKEKEIGATVYGIDPADEIFVTGLEDAIISGEFLSRPDKGEVILGREVSGGFGALMESRSLGGVEVGDTVELTIGGVTREFRVKGIYTTRYFMADASAYLTRADLEEMLGIEGRDLAQEIAVKTADGTPEDDTRTALLSLGISENIRTWHEFAGLLRLIESTLGLVRNIMNAIGLLIAFVIIFVVIYVNIVNKKRQIGVQKAIGIEQNVIVTSFVLQAMLYAGAGVILGYLFMRFGLVPYTVSHPVEIPLGDMSLKLDNAEALNRAVLLFLSSVVGSVIPAYKLAQKDLLDLIWGK is encoded by the coding sequence ATGCTCGAAAAAGCGAGAGTTTCCTTCTTCCTTGCCAGCCGCTCCATGACCAGGGGCAATAAAGGGATTACAATCTTTACAATTTTTGTCCTGACCCTGATCTTTATACAGCTTGTGCTTTTTTCAAGCATGCTGGCTGGGGTTACGCTCAAGTTTAATGAACTTATGGTAAACTTTCAGACTGGAAACGTCGTGGTCGAACCGAAGGAAGAGGAAAGATATATAGAGGACGTATCAGCCCTCCAGAAAAAGATAGAAAGTCTTCCGCAGGTGGTAGGAACCTCGGCTCGCCTGAAAATGACTGGAAACTTCCGCTATAAAGAGAAGGAAATAGGAGCTACGGTTTATGGGATAGATCCTGCGGATGAGATCTTTGTAACAGGCCTTGAAGATGCTATAATAAGTGGGGAATTTCTGAGCAGGCCTGATAAAGGAGAGGTTATTCTGGGCAGGGAGGTCTCAGGAGGTTTCGGAGCCCTTATGGAATCAAGGTCTTTAGGAGGTGTGGAAGTAGGAGATACCGTTGAACTCACAATTGGAGGTGTAACCCGGGAGTTCAGGGTAAAAGGAATCTATACAACGCGCTACTTCATGGCTGATGCCTCAGCCTATCTTACCAGAGCTGACCTTGAAGAAATGCTGGGTATTGAGGGCAGAGACCTTGCTCAGGAAATAGCCGTTAAAACCGCAGATGGTACACCTGAGGACGATACCAGAACTGCGCTCCTTTCTCTTGGCATCAGTGAGAATATCCGCACCTGGCATGAATTTGCAGGTCTCCTCCGGCTGATCGAAAGCACGCTTGGGCTGGTCCGAAATATTATGAATGCAATCGGCCTTCTAATTGCTTTTGTGATCATCTTTGTGGTTATTTACGTAAATATTGTGAATAAAAAAAGACAGATAGGGGTACAGAAAGCAATAGGGATAGAACAAAACGTGATAGTTACATCCTTTGTGCTCCAGGCCATGCTTTACGCAGGCGCGGGTGTTATACTTGGCTACTTGTTTATGCGCTTCGGGCTTGTGCCTTATACGGTTTCCCATCCTGTAGAAATCCCGCTTGGTGACATGAGCCTCAAGCTGGACAATGCAGAAGCCTTGAATCGGGCAGTTCTCCTGTTTCTTTCTTCTGTAGTCGGCTCGGTAATTCCTGCGTACAAACTGGCTCAGAAAGATCTTCTTGACCTGATCTGGGGCAAATAA